In Methanothrix sp., the genomic stretch ACTTCATGAACTCTCTTTCTACCCATAGTCTGGATAGATCAACGCAATGGTTAAAACATTTTGTTATGGAGCAGTAGGCTTTCAAGCAATTGATGCATTACACTCTGGCGTGCTGTTCTGGGCATAAAGGCTTAAGTACTTTAGATTAGACACTCTTTTTGAGGGAGATCTCATGTCGATGCGCTTTGAGATCAGGCTTTGCATGGCACTATGGCTTAGCCTGCTGATCTTCTCTTCTGCAGCCTCAGGAGCAGGTGAGATTTATACGGCACAAACACATACATCAAGATCAATATTTCAGGATAAAGCGTTCAACTTCGAGTTCCTTCGAGCTATAGGCTATACTGCGGGCGGAGGAGCGGATATCAACGAGTGCCTGGACACAGCCTTCCGCATAAGAGACGGCGACGTCGAGAGCTGGTATAGCGAATGGAACAAGACGGCGGCCAGGCTGGAGAGGGCGGCCGTTGAGTTCCTATCCAGCGGTCATAACGTGAGCGCAAGGGAGGCCTTCTTCAGAGCATCCGCATACTACAGATGCGCCGGATTTTTCCTGGACATAAATCCTGATGATCCTAGAATATTGCCCACATGGGAGAAGAGCCGGGACTGCTTCATGAAGGCGGCAAGTCTCTCAAATGGTCTTATCCGGCCTGTTCGGATCCCCTTTGAGAACACAACGCTACCGGGATATCTCTGCCTCGTAGATTCAAGCGGAGAAGAGAGGCCCACCCTGATCGTTCATACCGGCTTTGACGGCACGGGCGAAGAGCTATACTATGCGGTCGCAAGATCTGCTAATGCCAGGGGCTACAATGTCTTGATATTCGAGGGGCCGGGACAGGGGGAGGTGATCAGAGTGCAGAAGATCCACTTCAGGCACAACTGGGA encodes the following:
- a CDS encoding alpha/beta fold hydrolase, whose amino-acid sequence is MALWLSLLIFSSAASGAGEIYTAQTHTSRSIFQDKAFNFEFLRAIGYTAGGGADINECLDTAFRIRDGDVESWYSEWNKTAARLERAAVEFLSSGHNVSAREAFFRASAYYRCAGFFLDINPDDPRILPTWEKSRDCFMKAASLSNGLIRPVRIPFENTTLPGYLCLVDSSGEERPTLIVHTGFDGTGEELYYAVARSANARGYNVLIFEGPGQGEVIRVQKIHFRHNWESVVTPVVDFALNLTEVDPDKIALMGISFGGYLAPRAAAFEHRIAACIANGGVYDYNASMLQRAPPDIEDILSDENASREFDQWTRELMNQSVEIGWSMGHGMLVFGAASPSEYMRMVAPYTLKDVAPLIKCPTLVVDSDADTMISGQSRPLYDALTCPKEFLLFTTDEGAGLHCQMGAMMISNERIFNWLDGVLQKS